The Coffea arabica cultivar ET-39 chromosome 4e, Coffea Arabica ET-39 HiFi, whole genome shotgun sequence genome includes a window with the following:
- the LOC113740566 gene encoding uncharacterized protein has product MRRIRKKLNFCQRRIWEPYEEEVVEMRSRRKKLNFCQENQDYRHFRYCQCVDKYANLSKVLEGETATGSQAPASSVPPLIYNPRKRVGHSRKQIFSSPFGDEMYNAGQDAGFNEEAPIVGVKRGSSSQGATTSLPTRFRGNKSSRSTDNPIVECANLLSTLANSELHIKGCRESEKEKFDVDMAA; this is encoded by the exons ATGAGGAGAATAAGAAAAAAGCTAAATTTTTGTCAG AGGAGAATTTGGGAGCCGTATGAAGAAGAAGTGGTTGAGATGAGGAGTCGAAGAAAAAAGCTCAATTTTTGTCAG GAGAACCAGGATTATAGACACTTCAGATATTGCCAATGCGTCGACAAATATGCAAACCTGTCCAAGGTCTTAGAAGGAGAAACCGCCACAGGAAGTCAAGCTCCAGCCTCTTCAGTACCGCCCTTAATTTACAATCCACGCAAGCGAGTTGGGCACAGTCGTAAGCAGATTTTCTCTTCGCCCTTTGGTGATGAAATGTACAACGCCGGCCAGGATGCCGGTTTCAACGAAGAAGCTCCAATTGTAGGAGTGAAGCGAGGTTCGAGCAGTCAGGGGGCCACGACCTCGCTCCCAACTAGATTCCGGGGAAACAAGTCAAGTAGAAGTACGGACAATCCAATCGTCGAGTGTGCCAACTTGCTCTCCACCCTAGCGAATTCTGAACTACATATCAAGGGTTGCCGAGAATCTGAAAAGGAGAAATTTGATGTGGATATGGCAGCCTAG